In Caballeronia sp. Lep1P3, one DNA window encodes the following:
- a CDS encoding (2Fe-2S)-binding protein, with protein MPTLFEPLRTLPARTIRIDIDGRERQVPTHYSIAAALLESGAAACRTTPVSNAPRGPFCMMGVCFDCLVEVDGVPNVQACMTRVRDGMRVRAMAGKARLE; from the coding sequence ATGCCCACGCTCTTTGAACCACTTCGCACCTTGCCGGCGCGCACGATCCGCATCGACATCGACGGTCGTGAGCGGCAGGTGCCGACGCATTACTCGATCGCCGCCGCGCTGCTCGAAAGCGGCGCAGCCGCGTGCCGCACGACGCCCGTTAGCAACGCGCCGCGCGGCCCGTTCTGCATGATGGGCGTGTGCTTCGACTGCCTCGTCGAAGTCGATGGCGTGCCGAACGTGCAAGCGTGCATGACGCGCGTGCGCGACGGCATGCGCGTTCGCGCGATGGCCGGCAAGGCGAGGCTCGAATGA